One genomic window of Pirellulales bacterium includes the following:
- a CDS encoding ROK family protein — translation MQIAADKRVDEQVDRQADKQPGTADSNGGPAAAKFTLALDIGGTGLKASVLDEQGNMVTDKSHLPTPHPCPPEVFMNLLDKLIAPLRSYDRVSAGFPGVVRKGRILTAPNLDPKGWAGFDLATALSQKLGKPAKVKNDADLQGLGAIRGEGIEMVVTLGTGVGTSLFEDGWIAPHLEFAHHPFRKGETYEEQLGEAALNRVGKKKWNRRLRRAIAVLRALTTFNHLYLGGGNSRKIDFELQPDVEIVSNDFGMRGGIWLWRRDRGLMGREPESNPNVAKANGD, via the coding sequence ATGCAAATCGCCGCGGATAAACGGGTCGATGAGCAGGTAGACAGGCAAGCCGATAAGCAACCAGGCACCGCCGATTCCAACGGCGGCCCGGCAGCCGCGAAATTCACGCTGGCCCTCGATATCGGCGGCACCGGGCTGAAAGCTTCGGTGCTCGACGAGCAGGGAAACATGGTGACCGACAAATCGCACCTTCCCACGCCGCACCCCTGTCCGCCCGAAGTGTTCATGAATTTACTCGACAAATTGATCGCGCCGTTGCGATCGTACGACCGGGTGTCGGCCGGATTCCCGGGCGTGGTGCGAAAGGGACGTATTCTGACGGCGCCGAATCTCGATCCGAAGGGTTGGGCCGGCTTCGACCTGGCGACCGCGCTCAGCCAGAAATTGGGCAAGCCGGCCAAAGTGAAAAACGACGCCGATCTGCAAGGTCTCGGCGCGATTCGCGGCGAAGGCATTGAAATGGTCGTCACCCTTGGCACCGGAGTCGGCACGTCGCTCTTCGAAGATGGCTGGATCGCGCCGCATCTCGAATTTGCCCACCATCCGTTTCGCAAAGGTGAAACGTATGAGGAGCAACTTGGCGAAGCGGCCCTGAATCGGGTCGGGAAAAAGAAATGGAATCGCCGGCTGCGCAGGGCCATCGCCGTATTGCGGGCCCTGACCACGTTCAACCACCTCTATCTCGGCGGCGGCAATTCGCGGAAAATTGATTTCGAACTCCAGCCCGATGTCGAAATCGTGTCGAACGATTTCGGTATGCGCGGCGGCATTTGGCTCTGGCGACGCGACCGCGGACTGATGGGCCGCGAACCGGAATCCAATCCGAACGTCGCAAAAGCCAACGGAGATTGA